The Symphalangus syndactylus isolate Jambi chromosome 8, NHGRI_mSymSyn1-v2.1_pri, whole genome shotgun sequence genome includes a window with the following:
- the HSPE1 gene encoding 10 kDa heat shock protein, mitochondrial gives MAGQAFRKFLPLFDRVLVERSAAETVTKGGIMLPEKSQGKVLQATVVAVGSGSKGKGGEIQPVSVKVGDKVLLPEYGGTKVVLDDKDYFLFRDGDILGKYVD, from the exons GCAGGACAAGCGTTTAGAAAGTTTCTTCCACTCTTTGACCGAGTATTGGTTGAAAGGAGTGCTGCTGAAACTGTAACCAAAGGAGGCATTATGCTTCCAGAAAAATCTCAAGGAAAAGTATTGCAAGCAACAGTAGTCGCGGTTGGATCGGGTTCTAAAGGAAAG GGTGGAGAGATTCAACCAGTTAGCGTGAAAGTTGGAGATAAAGTTCTTCTCCCAGAATATGGAGGCACCAAAGTAGTTCTAGATGACAAG GATTATTTCCTATTTAGAGATGGTGACATTCTTGGAAAGTACGTAGACTGA